The proteins below come from a single Streptomyces sp. B3I8 genomic window:
- a CDS encoding DUF742 domain-containing protein: MSQGDAAGRLVRPFTLTGGRTRPSRADFTLITSVTAVDPQPARAPRPQPEHSRILRLCARPVVVAELAGALDLPVSVVSIMLCDLLEAGRITVHPPRSITRTPDLDLLQKVRDGLGRL, from the coding sequence GTGAGCCAGGGCGACGCGGCGGGCCGTCTGGTACGGCCGTTCACGCTGACCGGCGGCCGCACCCGGCCCAGCCGTGCCGACTTCACCCTGATCACCTCGGTGACCGCGGTGGACCCGCAGCCCGCCCGCGCGCCGCGGCCGCAGCCGGAACACTCCCGCATCCTGCGGCTGTGCGCGCGGCCGGTCGTGGTGGCGGAGCTCGCCGGCGCGCTCGACCTGCCCGTCAGCGTGGTGTCGATCATGCTCTGCGACCTGCTGGAGGCGGGCCGGATCACCGTGCACCCGCCGCGTTCGATCACCCGTACACCGGACCTGGACCTGCTGCAGAAAGTGAGGGACGGCCTTGGCCGGCTCTGA
- a CDS encoding roadblock/LC7 domain-containing protein, translating to MTRPAPATHSRLDQLLTAMVERVADVNHAVVLSEDGLVVSKSTAFVRDDAERLAATASGLMSLSRGASMDFRGGPVRQALIEMAHSYLIITAAGPGAHLAVLTHKGADVGVVAYQMNMLVKKIGEHLSAAPRGTAGPAADLGE from the coding sequence ATGACACGCCCCGCCCCCGCCACACACAGCCGACTCGATCAGTTGCTCACCGCGATGGTGGAGCGCGTCGCCGACGTGAACCACGCCGTCGTGCTCTCCGAGGACGGACTGGTGGTGAGCAAGTCCACCGCGTTCGTGCGCGACGACGCCGAGCGGCTCGCGGCCACCGCGTCCGGCCTGATGAGCCTGAGCCGGGGCGCCAGCATGGACTTCCGCGGCGGTCCGGTACGCCAGGCGCTGATCGAGATGGCCCACAGCTACCTGATCATCACCGCCGCCGGACCGGGCGCCCATCTCGCCGTGCTCACGCACAAGGGCGCCGACGTGGGTGTCGTCGCGTACCAGATGAACATGCTGGTGAAGAAGATCGGCGAGCACCTCAGCGCGGCACCGCGCGGCACCGCCGGCCCCGCGGCCGACCTCGGCGAGTGA
- a CDS encoding ATP/GTP-binding protein: MAGSDRTAPVVAPPDTVKILVAGGFGVGKTTMVGSVSEIVPLRTEELLTSAGLGVDDLDGIEEKRVTTVALDFGRITISEELVLYLFGTPGQQRFWFMWNDLAIGALGAVVLIDVRRPDTSFAAIDFFERRRIPFVVGVNGFHGKHPYGAEEIRESLALPKDVPVLLCDARERGSCRDVLIALVDRVISASAHSEDR, from the coding sequence TTGGCCGGCTCTGACCGCACCGCCCCCGTGGTCGCTCCGCCCGACACGGTCAAGATTCTCGTCGCCGGCGGTTTCGGCGTCGGGAAGACCACGATGGTCGGCTCGGTGAGCGAGATCGTGCCGTTGCGCACCGAGGAACTGCTGACCTCCGCCGGGCTCGGGGTCGACGACCTGGACGGGATCGAGGAGAAACGTGTCACCACCGTGGCGCTGGACTTCGGGCGCATCACCATCAGCGAGGAGCTGGTGCTGTACCTGTTCGGCACGCCGGGGCAGCAGCGCTTCTGGTTCATGTGGAACGACCTGGCCATAGGCGCGCTCGGGGCGGTGGTGCTCATCGATGTGCGCCGGCCGGACACGAGCTTCGCGGCGATCGACTTCTTCGAGCGGCGGCGGATCCCGTTCGTCGTCGGCGTGAACGGCTTCCACGGGAAACATCCGTACGGGGCGGAGGAGATACGCGAGTCTCTGGCGCTGCCGAAGGACGTGCCGGTGCTGCTGTGCGACGCGCGGGAGCGGGGCTCCTGCCGGGACGTGCTGATCGCGCTGGTGGACCGGGTGATATCGGCGTCCGCGCACTCCGAGGACCGGTAG